In Lapillicoccus jejuensis, the DNA window AGCTTGACCTTGCCACCGGTCTCGTCGACGGCCTTCTGCACCCCGGCGATCCGGCGCTGGGTGTTGGAGTCGACCTTGTTGCCGGTGAGGTGGACCAGGTCGCCCTGGCCGCCCATCGCCTCGATGGCCGCCTTGGCGGCCTTGTAGGCGGCCGACTCGACGTCGGTCGAGAGGCAGAAGGCGGCCTCGTCCTTGTCGCCCGCGGGGCAGGAGGCGAGCGAGGCGACGGTGAAGCCCTTCTTCTCCAGGTCGGTGAAGGTCGAGTTGATGTTGTCCGGGCTGACGCCGAAGATCCCGAAGGCGTTGTAGCCCTGGGCGGCCAGCGAGGTGAGGACGTCGTTCTGCTTGGTCTGGTCCCAGCCGGCGGTCTCGTTGAACGTCACCTGGCCCAGGCCGAAGTCGGTCTTGGCCTTCTCCCCCGCGGTCTTCCACGGCTGGAAGTACGGGTGCGGTCCGCCGGGGACCAGGGCCAGCTTGACCTGCGAGGCGGTCAGCTTAGCGCCGCCGCTCGCGCCGGCGCCGGCGCCGTCGGCCTTCTTCGAGCAGCCGGCGAGGCCGACCGCGAGGGCCGCGACGGTGGCGAGCGCGACGGCGCGGCGGCCGGGGCGCAGGGGACGGCGGGCGGGCGCCGTGCGGGTCACCGTGCGGGTCACCGGGCTCGAGCTCATGAGGTACTCCTTCGTACGTCGGCCGCTCCAGCGCGGCGCTGCGTGCCGAAACATAATTCGTCATATGTATGACGTCAAGCCCCCTCGACGCGCGCCTATGCTGCGGTCATGTCGAGCGACCCCCTGCCGCCCGAGGACGACGGCGCCTGGCCCGCCGAGCGGCCGGCGGCCGCCCGCACCGCCGGACTGGCCGGGTCCTCGCCCGCCGAGCCCTGGCCGCGCCGGCCGCGTCGCCTGGCGACGGCGGTCGTCGACGAGCTCGTCGACCGCCTCGTGCGCGGCGAGATCCCGGCGGGCGCGACGCTGCCGACCGAGCCGCTGCTGTGCCAGACCTTCGGCGTCAGCCGCACCGTCGTCCGCGAGGCGGTGAAGTCACTGGAGTCGATGCGCCTGGTCCGGGTGCAGCAGGGGCAGGGCACGACCGTGCGGCACCTCGGCGACTGGGACCTGTTCAACCCCACCGTGCTCAGCGCCGTCATCCGCCACGACGCCGAGCTGGCCATCCTCGAGGACCTCGTCGACGTCCGCAGCGCGCTCGAGGCCCAGATGGCCGGGCAGGCTGCCCAACGGGCCGACCAGCGGCAGCGCGAGCTGCTGACCGAGCGGATGGCGCTGCTCGAGCAGGAGGTCGGCGACCCCGCCCGCTACCTGCGCGCCGACGTCGACTTCCACGACGCGGTCATGCAGGCGTCCGGCAACCGGTTGGGCCGCGCGATGATCCACACGCTCCAGATGGAGGCCTACCGCAGTCTGCGCTACGTGGGCGACCCGACCGCGGCGGAGATGCGGCTGTCGAACGTCGCCCACCGCGCCGTGCACGACGCCGTGCTCGCGGGCGACGCCGAGGCCGCGCAGGACGCCATGCGCGAGCACATCATCGGGTCGTGGCACCGGAGGCGGCCGGCGAGCGACGCACCCCGTTGACCTCCGGCGGCACGCGCCGCTCGGCCAGCAGTGCGAGGCCGGCGGCGGCGAGGCAGCCGACGAGGAGCAGGACGACGTACCCCCCGGCGAGGCCGTGCCCGACGAGGAAGCCGGCGCACGCCGGCGCGACGACCGAGGCGACCTGGAAGACCAGCGAGCTCATCGCGTTGTAGCGCCCGCGCAGGTGGTCCGGAGCGAGGTCGTTGACCATCGCCGGCAGGGTCGGCTGGAAGAAGGTCTCCCCCAGCCCGAACACCGACGCGCACGCCCCGAAGAGCAGGGCCGCCGACACGGTGCCGGGCACGAGCGAGGAGGCCCCGAGGCAGACGAAGCTCACGCCCCAGACCGCCGCCATGACGCACAGCAGCCGGGTGCGCCGGCGGCCCTCGATGCGCTGCAGGACGACGAGCTGCAGGACGACGATGACCGCCGTGTTGGCCGCAAAGGCCCAGCCGAGGGCCTGGGTCGAGATCCCGGACGCGGCGCGGGCGAAGGCCGGGATCCCGCTGGAGAGCTGGCCGTAGCCGATGAAGGCGGTGACGAAGCCCAGGGCGAGGATCGGCAGCAGCCGCGGGTCGCGCAGCAGGGTCCGGTACGTCGCCGCGTCGGCCACGACGGCGCCCGGCGTCACCGCGTCCGCGGCTGGGGTGGGGGCCTTGCCCGAGACGTGGCGCAGCGGCCCGAGCAGGACGGCGAGCGGCGCGAGGAAGGTCGCCGCGTCGACGAGGTAGAGCGCGACGAAGGTGCCCGGCCGGTGGACGTCGACGAGCAGGCCCCCGACGACGCCGCCGACGCCGATGCCGAGGTTGAGCAGGGTGAAGTTCACCCCGAAGTACCGCTGGCGCAGGCCGCTCGGGACGAGCGAGGCGATCAAGGCGTTGACCGTCGGCCACGCCAGGCCGTTGAACAGGCCCTGGAGCACGGTCGCGACGACCGCCTGCGGCACGGTGGCCGTCGTCGCCCAGACGACGAGGGTGACGAGCTGGCCGGCGACGACGACGGTCATCACCGGGCGGGCACCGATCCGGTCGACGAGCGCCCCGCCCGGGCCGACGACGACGATGCCGACGAGGGCGGGGATCGCCAGCAGCACGCCGACGAGCGACAGCGCGAAGCCGCGGACCTCGTGCAGGTAGACGACCGAGAACGGCAGGACCAGCCCGTTGCCGAAGAAGTCGACGACGATCGTCGACAGCATCCAGCGCGCCGGCACGGGCAGGTCGTGCCAGAACGCGGACAGGGGGACGCGGGTGGTGGGGGCCGTCACCACTGCATCCTGGCCGACCGCACCCACAGCCTCCGACCGATTTCTCCGCGCCCCCTGCGCTCCGGTAGCCTCCCCCGCGGAGGATTCGCATAGTGGCCTAGTGCGCACGCTTGGAAAGCGTGTTGAGTGAAAGCTCTCAGGGGTTCGAATCCCCTATCCTCCGCCAGGCCTCTCCGCCGCGCCGTCCGGTCCGGCGGCGGGCATGATGACCCGATGACGCCGCGCCTCGCCGTCCTGCTCGTCTCGAGCGTCCTCCTCACCGCCTGCGGCGCGGGCGGTGGCGGGCCCGCACCGGAGGAGCCGGCCACCGGCTCCGACGCGGCGTCGTCCAGCGGGTCGACCGGTCCGGCGGGCGCGTTCCCCGTCGTCATCGAGCGCCGCGGCGGCATCGCCGGCTTCGCCGACCGGGTCTCGGTCGCCGCCGACGGGACGGCGAGCGTGACCACCAAGCGCGGCGCCCAGCCCGGGTGCCGTCTCGAGGCGACGGCCGTCACGGCCCTCACCGCGGCCGTCACCGCCATCACGGCCTCCCCCGGGACGCCGCCCCCGAGCAGCGTCTCCGACGCGATGACCGTCACCGTCCGTCGCGGGGCGGAGCCGCCGGTCGTCGTGCCCGACGAGGCCGGCGAGCCCGGTGCCGTCGTCACGCAGGTGCTGACCCGGGCGACCTCCGCCGGCTGCTGAGCCGCCGTCCGGGGCCTCGCGCGGGGCGTCGTACGGGCGCCGTACGACGACGCGGGGCCGGCCACCCGGGTGGGTGACCGGCCCCGCGCACGAGGTGGTGAGGTGGACCGTCAGGCGGTCAGCTCGCGACCGAGGTGTCGTCGACGACGAAGCTCGTCTGGAGCGAGGAGTCCTCGTTCATGAGGAACTTCACCGTGACGGACTTCCCGGCGAACGACGCCAGCGAGTACGACCTCTGCGTGTAGGTCGAGTTGGCGCTCGCGTTGCTGAAGGTGGCCAGGGTGGTCGTCGTCGTGCCGGAGACGACCTGGACCTTCATCGTGTCGTAGGCCGTCGTGCCGGACTCGGCCGTGTCGGTGCGGATCCAGAAGGACAGCGTCGGGGTGCCCGTCGAGGGGACGGTGACCGTCTGCTGCTCGCTCTCGGTGGTCGTCGTGCCGTTGCCGCCGAGCCACAGCTTCCAGGTGCCGGTGTGCGCGGGGCGCCCGGTGTCGTTGGTGATCGGGCCGGTGGAGCCGGTCCAGCTCACGGCGCCGGACTCGAAGCCCGGGTTGGCGAGCAGGTTGGTGCCGGTGCCGCCGCCCCCGCCGCCGGTGGTGCCGCAGGTCTCGGTGCCCGCCGGGACGGCGATGGCCGAGAACGACGCCGCGATGTTGGCGCAGGTGGTGGTGTCGGTCGGGTACAGGTCCTTCGCCGCCTTGATGGCCGCGTTGCGGGCGGCGGCGTAGTTGCTCGTGCTGGTGAGGTACGTCGACAGCGCGCGGTACCAGATCTTCTCGGCCTTGTCGCGGCCCACCGGGGTCACGCTCGAGCCGTTGCAGGTCGGGCTGTTGTAGCTGACGCCGTTGATGGTCTTGGCGCCCGAGCCCTCCGAGGCGAGGTAGAACCAGTGGTTGAGCGGACCCGAGGAGTAGTGCGGGTCGAGACCGCCCAGGCTGCTGCTCCAGCAGTCCTTGCTCGCGCCGTCCTTGCTCGGCTGGTCCATGTAGCGCAGGGGCGTGCCGTTGCCGTTGATGTTGATCAGCTCGCCGATGAGGTAGTCCGGCACGTCGTTGGGGTTGTTGGCGTACCACTCGACGGCGGTGCCGAAGATGTCGGAGGTGGCCTCGTTGAGCCCGCCCGCGTCACCGGTGTACTGCAGGCCCGCGGTGTTCTCGGTGACGCCGTGGCTCATCTCGTGCCCGGCGACGTCGAGCTCGACGAGCGGGTGGGTGTTGCCCGACCCGTCGCCGTAGGTCATCTGCTGACCGTCCCAGAAGGCGTTGACGTAGTTGTTGCCGTAGTGCACGCGGGAGGGGACGCCCTTGCCGGTGTTGAAGACGCCGGCGCGGCCGAGGACGGTGTTGTAGAAGTCGTAGGTCTTCTGCGCGCCGTAGAAGGCGTCGACGGCGGCCGAGGCGCGGTCGGTGTAGGAGCCGTTGCCCCAGACGTCGTCGGCGTCGGTGAAGAGGGTGCCGGTGCCGGAGGTCGCGCCCTTGAGGTCGGTCGCGGTGTTCCCGCGGCTGTCCTTCATCTGGTACGTCGACCCGGACAGCGTCGTGCCGAGGGTCACCGTCCCGACGAAGATGCCCTTGCCGGTGCCCTGCTCGATGTCGTCCCACGAGGTGAGCGTCCGGCCGCTGTGCGCGTCGACGATCGTGTGCAGGCGGCTCGGGGTCTGGTCGGCGCGCACGCCCTCGGTGACGACGTCGTACGCGAGGACGGGCTTGGCGCCCTCGGCGTAGACGACGAGCTCGCCCTGGGGGGCCGCGGCGGAGCGCAGGCCCTGGGTCGCGGCCTTGCCGAGCGCGGCGGCCGCGCTGACCGTCGGCGTCGTCGAGGCGACGGCGACCTTGCCGGTGGCGTTCCAGCTGACGCCGCTGACGGCGCCGGCCCTGTCCTGGTGGGCCACGAGGTCGCCGCCGATGACGCGCAGGCCGTCGAAGGTGCGGTCGTAGCGCACGTGCTCGCTGCCGTCGGCGTCGCGGACGACGTCCTTGACGACCAGCCGCTCGCCCGAGCCCAGCTTGAGGGCCGACGCGGTGCGAGCGCTGTCGGTCCGGGCGGCGGCGAGCAGGGCGGCGCGGGCCGACGGCGAGGCGGCGGCGGGCGCGGCGCCCTGGGCGGCCGGTGCGATGACCACGGGGGCCAGCGCCGCGGCGGCGACGGCGCAGGTCGCGGTCAGTCCCGTGACGAGGTGTCTCACAGGTGCTCCTTCGAGGAGGCGGTGCCCGGGTGGGCACGACGGATCGCCACCGGACCCGGGGTCGGGACGCACCGGCGCGGGTCGCGGGGGAACCCCGGGCTCGGGGACACGACCGGCCGGCGGGCGGCGTGAGCGGAAATCTGTCGGTCGTCGTGGGGTGACGTCAACGATCTTGGCCATTCCTTGACAGATTGCTGGGGAATCCCGGGGCGCACGGGCGGGAACGCAGGAATGACAACGTGATCGGCCGGTCCGGGCCGGACCTGCGCCGAACCTCGCGCCACGGTGCCAAGAGCAGCGACGGGCCCCCGCCCGGAGGCGGGGACCCGTCAGGATCAGGCGCCGAGCGGCGCCGTACGGCGGAGGCCCGTCAGGCGACCCGGACGACGTCGCCGACCGGGACACCCGTGCCGGCCGGCACGCTCGGCGCGCCGAGGACCCGGCGCAGCCGCAGGGCGGCGACGAGGGCGGCGGCGCTGATGACGAGGTGGACGACGAGGAAGACCCCGCCGTGGCCGGCCCCGAGGGCGACGCCCGCGAGCAGCGGGCCGACGGCCGAGACGCCGGTCTGCACGGCGGCGAGCAGGCCGAGCGTCGTGCCGGCCATCCCCTCGGGGGCGTGCGCGGCCGACAGGGGGCCGAGCACCGGTGCGAAGAGCGTCTCCCCGACGGCGAAGACGCCGTACGTCGCCACGAAGGTCACCGCCGCGGCGGCGGGGACGAGGCCCACGAGCGAGAGGGCGCCCCAGCACAGCAGCCAGATCGCACCGACCCACACCAGCAGCGTCGCCGGGCGGCGACGCCGGGTGGCCCGGACGACGAGCATCTGCAGGCCGACGATGACGAGGCAGTTGACCGCGGCGGCGGTGCCGACGGTCTGCTCCGGCACCCGGAGCACGGTCAGCGCGTAGGCCGGGAGCCCGGACTCGAACTGGGCGTAGAAGCCGAGCGAGATGAGCACGGTGACGACCGCGATCCAGCGCAGCGCGGGGACCCGCAGAACGGCCCGGACGGCCGATCCGGCTCCCCCGGCCCCCACCTGCTCCTCGCGGGTGTGGACGGGCAGCGTGTCGCCGTACGACGCCACGGCGAGCAGCGCCGCGGAGGCGACGAACCCGCCGGCGGCGAGCGCGAAGGCGCCGACCATGCCCGAGGGGGACTCGAGGTGGACGGTGCGCGAGGCGACGAGCGCGCCGACGGCCATCCCCACCGAGGAGCCGGTGAAGGCCCAGGCGAACGCCGTACGGCGGTCCGCGGTGCCCGACCAGCGCAGGATGAGCAGCGACTGGGCCGGCTGGGCCGCGGTGATCCCGAGCCCGAGGACGAGCATGCCGAGCAGGAAGGTGCGTGCGTCGCCGGCGACGAGCAGCACCAGCGCGGCGGCCGCCGCGACGAGCTTGGCGACGACGGCGACCCGCACGGGGGGCAGGCGGTCGGCGAGGCGGCCGCCCACGGGGGCGGCGACCAGCGCACCGACGGAGAAGAGCGTCGCCGCCGACGCGGCGACGAGGGCGCCCCAGCCGCGCGTCTCGGCGGCGTAGGCGTACTGGTAGGGCAGGACCGCCCCCCAGCCGAGCATGCTCACGGCTCCCGCCGTGACGACCACGACCTGACGCTTGTTCACGCCGACCCTCAACCTTCACGCTTCAAGAATTAGTCCTGCAAGACTTCAACAATCAATACTTCGATGTCGAAATCTTAGCATGGCAGGATGGGGGGATGACCTCGGGGCGGAGCGACGGACCGGGCGCGGGCGACGCGGCCGGCGACGGAGCGCGGTCGGAGTACCGCGCGCTCGTCGCGACGTACGTGGCCGCGGGCGGCGAGGAGACCGTGCAGCGGGTCGTCACCGCGATCCACGCGCTGCACCGCCGCCTCAACCAGTGGTACGACGCCCAGCTCGTCGACCTGCAGCTGACCCAGGGCGAGTGGACGGTGCTGTCCCGGCTCGCCGCCGCGCCCCCCGGGACCGCGCTCACCCCGTCGACGCTCGCCGAGGCGGCTGGGGTCGCCCCCTCGTCGATGACCCACCGCCTGGACCGGATGACCGAGCGGGGGCTGGTCAGCCGCGAGACCGACCCGGCCAACCGCACGCGGGTCCTCGTCCGGCTCACCGACGGGGGCTGGAGCCTGTTCGCCGAGGCCATCCGCGGCTCGGACATGGTCGAGGGCGACGTGCTGAGCACCCTGTCGCTCGGGGACCGCGAGCAGCTCGCCGACCTGCTCGAGCGGGTCGTCGCCGACCTGGGCGAGACCCTGGGCTGAGCCCAGCGAATCGGGTTCGGCTCACTCGGCTCGGTGCGTGACCCGAGCCGAGCCGGCCGACTCCGATTCGGGTCGCTCCGCGCTACTCGGCAGGGGCGGCGACGCCCGCGAGCCGGGACGGCAGGGGGCCGGGCACCGGACCACCGATC includes these proteins:
- a CDS encoding sugar ABC transporter substrate-binding protein, with translation MSSSPVTRTVTRTAPARRPLRPGRRAVALATVAALAVGLAGCSKKADGAGAGASGGAKLTASQVKLALVPGGPHPYFQPWKTAGEKAKTDFGLGQVTFNETAGWDQTKQNDVLTSLAAQGYNAFGIFGVSPDNINSTFTDLEKKGFTVASLASCPAGDKDEAAFCLSTDVESAAYKAAKAAIEAMGGQGDLVHLTGNKVDSNTQRRIAGVQKAVDETGGKVKLVQTITDIDVDLQSAQKAVADLLAARGKDLQGIVTTAYNPAVAAASGVKQAGLPIKVVAIDDDQTILAGISDGSVAATVTQNPVGQGYVGGYALMKLSTGCTMKHPGVVIDSGSFVVTKANVATYDQERQAKTAELKKAFDAEYLSCS
- a CDS encoding FadR/GntR family transcriptional regulator; amino-acid sequence: MSSDPLPPEDDGAWPAERPAAARTAGLAGSSPAEPWPRRPRRLATAVVDELVDRLVRGEIPAGATLPTEPLLCQTFGVSRTVVREAVKSLESMRLVRVQQGQGTTVRHLGDWDLFNPTVLSAVIRHDAELAILEDLVDVRSALEAQMAGQAAQRADQRQRELLTERMALLEQEVGDPARYLRADVDFHDAVMQASGNRLGRAMIHTLQMEAYRSLRYVGDPTAAEMRLSNVAHRAVHDAVLAGDAEAAQDAMREHIIGSWHRRRPASDAPR
- a CDS encoding MFS transporter, with protein sequence MTAPTTRVPLSAFWHDLPVPARWMLSTIVVDFFGNGLVLPFSVVYLHEVRGFALSLVGVLLAIPALVGIVVVGPGGALVDRIGARPVMTVVVAGQLVTLVVWATTATVPQAVVATVLQGLFNGLAWPTVNALIASLVPSGLRQRYFGVNFTLLNLGIGVGGVVGGLLVDVHRPGTFVALYLVDAATFLAPLAVLLGPLRHVSGKAPTPAADAVTPGAVVADAATYRTLLRDPRLLPILALGFVTAFIGYGQLSSGIPAFARAASGISTQALGWAFAANTAVIVVLQLVVLQRIEGRRRTRLLCVMAAVWGVSFVCLGASSLVPGTVSAALLFGACASVFGLGETFFQPTLPAMVNDLAPDHLRGRYNAMSSLVFQVASVVAPACAGFLVGHGLAGGYVVLLLVGCLAAAGLALLAERRVPPEVNGVRRSPAASGATTR
- a CDS encoding M4 family metallopeptidase translates to MRHLVTGLTATCAVAAAALAPVVIAPAAQGAAPAAASPSARAALLAAARTDSARTASALKLGSGERLVVKDVVRDADGSEHVRYDRTFDGLRVIGGDLVAHQDRAGAVSGVSWNATGKVAVASTTPTVSAAAALGKAATQGLRSAAAPQGELVVYAEGAKPVLAYDVVTEGVRADQTPSRLHTIVDAHSGRTLTSWDDIEQGTGKGIFVGTVTLGTTLSGSTYQMKDSRGNTATDLKGATSGTGTLFTDADDVWGNGSYTDRASAAVDAFYGAQKTYDFYNTVLGRAGVFNTGKGVPSRVHYGNNYVNAFWDGQQMTYGDGSGNTHPLVELDVAGHEMSHGVTENTAGLQYTGDAGGLNEATSDIFGTAVEWYANNPNDVPDYLIGELININGNGTPLRYMDQPSKDGASKDCWSSSLGGLDPHYSSGPLNHWFYLASEGSGAKTINGVSYNSPTCNGSSVTPVGRDKAEKIWYRALSTYLTSTSNYAAARNAAIKAAKDLYPTDTTTCANIAASFSAIAVPAGTETCGTTGGGGGGTGTNLLANPGFESGAVSWTGSTGPITNDTGRPAHTGTWKLWLGGNGTTTTESEQQTVTVPSTGTPTLSFWIRTDTAESGTTAYDTMKVQVVSGTTTTTLATFSNASANSTYTQRSYSLASFAGKSVTVKFLMNEDSSLQTSFVVDDTSVAS
- a CDS encoding MFS transporter, with amino-acid sequence MNKRQVVVVTAGAVSMLGWGAVLPYQYAYAAETRGWGALVAASAATLFSVGALVAAPVGGRLADRLPPVRVAVVAKLVAAAAALVLLVAGDARTFLLGMLVLGLGITAAQPAQSLLILRWSGTADRRTAFAWAFTGSSVGMAVGALVASRTVHLESPSGMVGAFALAAGGFVASAALLAVASYGDTLPVHTREEQVGAGGAGSAVRAVLRVPALRWIAVVTVLISLGFYAQFESGLPAYALTVLRVPEQTVGTAAAVNCLVIVGLQMLVVRATRRRRPATLLVWVGAIWLLCWGALSLVGLVPAAAAVTFVATYGVFAVGETLFAPVLGPLSAAHAPEGMAGTTLGLLAAVQTGVSAVGPLLAGVALGAGHGGVFLVVHLVISAAALVAALRLRRVLGAPSVPAGTGVPVGDVVRVA
- a CDS encoding MarR family winged helix-turn-helix transcriptional regulator, which encodes MTSGRSDGPGAGDAAGDGARSEYRALVATYVAAGGEETVQRVVTAIHALHRRLNQWYDAQLVDLQLTQGEWTVLSRLAAAPPGTALTPSTLAEAAGVAPSSMTHRLDRMTERGLVSRETDPANRTRVLVRLTDGGWSLFAEAIRGSDMVEGDVLSTLSLGDREQLADLLERVVADLGETLG